Within the Candidatus Cybelea sp. genome, the region CCGCTTCCGCGACGGCGTCGTCGATCGTTGCGTTTCCGCTCGATTTGACGATCGAGGTATGAGTAACGCGTCCGCTGGGCGAGATCGTCACGGAGACATCGACGCTCCCCGAAGCGTTGAGGCCGTGCGGCAGCATCGGCGGTTCGGGATTGCGTACGGAAGCCTCGGCGTTCGGATGCGCGCAGGCTGCGGCAAGGAGCGCATTCGCGGGGAGGCTAGGCGCATTCGAGGAAGAGAGAGCGACTGCAGGTGAGAGCGCTTGCAGCGCGATCGTGGCGATGAGGAATAGCATGATCGTACCTCCGATGATAAAAGCGTTGACGGTGAGGCGGCGCGGTTCG harbors:
- a CDS encoding M56 family metallopeptidase encodes the protein WVYFTGRNLCLEREAACDDWVVESAGSAREYAACLASLAQSACSRSVPLLTPAAFHSRRTLIERIERLGSSEPRRLTVNAFIIGGTIMLFLIATIALQALSPAVALSSSNAPSLPANALLAAACAHPNAEASVRNPEPPMLPHGLNASGSVDVSVTISPSGRVTHTSIVKSSGNATIDDAVAEAARKSTYTPKMVNCLPVQGGYVFHADFEPRP